Part of the Streptomyces sp. NBC_01460 genome, CCCCGGGCCGCCGAGAACGCCGTCCGGGAGGCCCTGGGGCTGCACGGGGCCGGGGGTACGGCGGTCATCGCCTCCGGCTTCTGCGCCGGGCTGGAGCCCGGCATGCATCCGGGCGACCTGGTGGTGGCCGAGGAGACCAGGGACGCAGCGGGCACCACGCCCTGCACCGGCACAGGCCTCCTGGTCGACGCGCTGGTCAGGGCGGTGCCAGGGCGTACGGTCCACACCGGCCCGCTCGCCGGCTCGGGACACGTCGTGCGGGGTCCGGAGCGGGCCGGCCTGAGGGCCACCGGCGCGGTCGCGGTGGACATGGAGTCCGCCGCCACCCTCCGCACCGCCGTACGGACCGGGCCACGCCCGGTTGCGGCCGTACGGGTGGTCGTGGACGCTCCAGAGCATGAGCTCGTCCGCATCGGCACGGTCCGCGGTGGAATATCGGCATTCCGTGTTCTCCGTGCTGTCCTTCCGGCTTTTCATGAATGGCACCGATCTTTGCTGCTCCCCAGGAGGTGAGCCCAGATGGCCATGCCGCTCCGTCAGTCCATCAAGGTTGCGACGTATCTCTTCGAACAGAAGCTCCGCAAGCGGGAGAAGTTCCCGCTGATCGTCGAGCTGGAGCCCTTGTTCGCCTGCAATCTGGCGTGCGAGGGCTGTGGCAAGATCCAGCACCCGGCCGGAGTGCTGAAGCAGCGCATGCCGGTAGCCCAAGCGGTGGGGGCGGTGCTGGAATCAGGTGCCCCGATGGTCTCCATCGCCGG contains:
- a CDS encoding phosphorylase family protein: MGGAQEPPGPTTPLLIACALGIERLALRTGRKGGLPGPGPVSIISSGMGPRAAENAVREALGLHGAGGTAVIASGFCAGLEPGMHPGDLVVAEETRDAAGTTPCTGTGLLVDALVRAVPGRTVHTGPLAGSGHVVRGPERAGLRATGAVAVDMESAATLRTAVRTGPRPVAAVRVVVDAPEHELVRIGTVRGGISAFRVLRAVLPAFHEWHRSLLLPRR